The Streptomyces spororaveus genome includes a region encoding these proteins:
- a CDS encoding polyamine ABC transporter substrate-binding protein, translating to MEQFEPDRLSAAQLAAMRRSLTSGRGALTRRSLLRASGVGALTLGGLAALTGCGIPPAKREGDAAVASDDHSAQEKEINFSNWTEYMDTSEDEKSRPTLEEFTKRTGIKVKYSEDINDNVEFFGKIRPQLAAGQDTGRDLIVVTDWLAARIIRLGWAQKLDPAHLPHAYANLIPQFRTPDWDPGRSYSYPWTGIDTVIAYNEKATGGRKVDSVTQLLDDPSLKGRVGFLTEMRDSVGMTLLDQGKDPAKFTDADFDEAIGRLQKGVDKNQIRRFTGNDYTSDLDKGDLAACLAWAGDIIQLQAGNPDIKYAIPAPGYITSSDNLLVPAKARHKANAEKLIDFYYEPEIAAQLAAYISYVCPVEGVKDELAKIDPELADNPLIVPDKAMAAKAHAFRSLTSEEETAYEEKFAKLIGA from the coding sequence ATGGAGCAGTTCGAGCCCGACCGCCTCTCTGCGGCGCAACTCGCCGCGATGCGGCGCAGCCTCACCAGCGGGCGCGGCGCCCTCACCCGCCGCTCGCTGCTGCGCGCCTCCGGAGTCGGGGCGCTCACCCTCGGAGGGCTGGCCGCCCTCACCGGGTGCGGGATCCCGCCCGCCAAACGCGAGGGCGACGCGGCCGTGGCCTCCGACGACCACTCGGCCCAGGAGAAGGAGATCAACTTCTCCAACTGGACCGAGTACATGGACACCAGCGAGGACGAGAAGAGCCGTCCCACGCTGGAGGAGTTCACCAAGCGGACCGGCATCAAGGTCAAGTACAGCGAGGACATCAACGACAACGTCGAGTTCTTCGGCAAGATCCGCCCCCAGCTCGCGGCCGGCCAGGACACCGGCCGCGACCTGATCGTCGTCACCGACTGGCTCGCCGCCCGCATCATCCGCCTCGGCTGGGCCCAGAAGCTCGACCCGGCGCACCTCCCGCACGCCTACGCCAACCTGATCCCGCAGTTCCGCACCCCCGACTGGGACCCGGGACGGTCGTACAGCTATCCCTGGACCGGCATCGACACCGTCATCGCCTACAACGAGAAGGCGACCGGCGGCAGGAAGGTCGACTCCGTCACCCAGCTGCTCGACGACCCCTCCCTCAAGGGCCGCGTCGGCTTCCTCACCGAGATGCGCGACAGCGTCGGCATGACCCTGCTCGACCAGGGCAAGGACCCGGCGAAATTCACCGACGCCGACTTCGACGAGGCCATCGGCCGGCTCCAGAAGGGCGTGGACAAGAACCAGATCCGCCGCTTCACGGGCAACGACTACACGTCCGACCTCGACAAGGGCGACCTCGCCGCCTGCCTCGCCTGGGCCGGGGACATCATCCAGCTCCAGGCCGGCAACCCGGACATCAAGTACGCCATCCCCGCCCCCGGATACATCACCTCCAGCGACAACCTGCTGGTCCCCGCCAAGGCCAGGCACAAGGCCAACGCGGAGAAGCTCATCGACTTCTACTACGAGCCCGAGATCGCCGCCCAGCTGGCCGCGTACATCAGCTACGTCTGCCCGGTCGAGGGAGTCAAGGACGAGCTGGCCAAGATCGATCCCGAGCTCGCGGACAACCCCCTGATCGTCCCGGACAAGGCGATGGCCGCCAAGGCCCACGCCTTCCGCTCCCTCACCAGCGAGGAAGAGACGGCGTACGAGGAGAAGTTCGCCAAGCTCATCGGCGCCTGA
- a CDS encoding gamma-aminobutyraldehyde dehydrogenase, which yields MGNRFQVKDRFADGAQYIDGQLRTGTSGQSHTVVDPATGDEVLTYELASTADVDEAVAAARRAFPGWSGATPGERSDALHKLAAVLAEQAADFAYAESLQCGKPIKLSTEFDVPGTIDNTAFFAGAARHLQGQAAAEYSGDHTSYVRREAIGVVGSIAPWNYPLQMAAWKILPAIAAGNTIVLKPAELTPLTSLMFAQAAKDAGLPDGVINIVTGAGREAGEHLVGHPDVVMTSFTGSTAVGKRVAEIATATVKRLHLELGGKAPFLVFDDADLEAAAHGAVAASLINTGQDCTAATRAYVQRPLHDAFVARVAELMETVRLGDPFAPTTDLGPLVSHAQRDRVAGFVERARAYATVVTGGEIPAGDLADGAYYRPTLISGAAQDSEVVQSEIFGPVLVVLPFDTDDEGIALANDTPYGLAASAWSRDLYRANRATREIKAGCVWVNDHIPIISEMPHGGYKASGFGKDMSAYSFEEYTQVKHVMYDNTAVAEKDWHRTIFGDRP from the coding sequence ATGGGCAACCGCTTCCAGGTCAAAGACCGCTTCGCGGACGGCGCGCAGTACATCGACGGGCAGCTGAGGACCGGCACCTCCGGACAGTCACACACCGTGGTCGACCCGGCCACCGGCGACGAGGTCCTGACCTACGAGCTCGCGAGCACCGCGGACGTCGACGAGGCCGTCGCCGCCGCCAGGAGGGCCTTCCCGGGCTGGTCCGGGGCCACCCCCGGCGAGCGTTCGGACGCGCTGCACAAGCTGGCCGCCGTGCTGGCCGAGCAGGCGGCGGACTTCGCGTACGCCGAGTCCCTCCAGTGCGGCAAGCCGATCAAGCTGTCCACGGAGTTCGACGTACCGGGGACCATCGACAACACCGCCTTCTTCGCGGGCGCAGCCCGGCACCTCCAGGGCCAGGCGGCCGCCGAGTACTCGGGCGACCACACCTCGTACGTACGCCGCGAGGCCATCGGGGTCGTCGGCTCGATCGCGCCCTGGAACTATCCGCTCCAGATGGCCGCCTGGAAGATCCTCCCGGCGATCGCCGCGGGCAACACGATCGTCCTCAAGCCCGCCGAGCTCACCCCGCTGACCTCCCTGATGTTCGCGCAGGCGGCCAAGGACGCGGGCCTGCCCGACGGTGTGATCAACATCGTCACCGGTGCCGGCCGGGAAGCCGGGGAGCACCTCGTGGGCCACCCCGACGTGGTGATGACCTCCTTCACCGGCTCCACCGCCGTCGGCAAGCGGGTCGCCGAGATCGCCACCGCCACCGTCAAGCGGCTCCACCTGGAGCTCGGCGGCAAGGCCCCCTTCCTCGTCTTCGACGACGCCGACCTGGAGGCCGCCGCGCACGGCGCCGTCGCCGCCTCCCTCATCAACACCGGCCAGGACTGCACGGCCGCCACCCGCGCCTACGTCCAGCGCCCCCTCCACGACGCCTTCGTCGCCCGGGTCGCCGAGCTGATGGAGACCGTCCGCCTGGGCGACCCCTTCGCGCCCACCACCGACCTCGGCCCGCTGGTCTCGCACGCCCAGCGCGACCGGGTCGCCGGCTTCGTCGAGCGGGCCCGCGCCTACGCCACCGTCGTCACCGGCGGTGAGATCCCGGCCGGGGACCTGGCCGACGGCGCGTACTACCGGCCCACCCTCATCTCCGGCGCCGCCCAGGACAGCGAGGTGGTCCAGTCCGAGATCTTCGGCCCGGTCCTCGTCGTCCTGCCCTTCGACACCGACGACGAGGGCATCGCGCTGGCCAACGACACCCCGTACGGACTCGCGGCCTCCGCCTGGAGCCGTGACCTCTACCGGGCGAACCGGGCCACCCGCGAGATCAAGGCGGGCTGCGTCTGGGTCAACGACCACATTCCGATCATCAGCGAGATGCCCCACGGGGGCTACAAGGCCAGCGGCTTCGGAAAGGACATGTCGGCCTACTCCTTCGAGGAGTACACGCAGGTCAAGCACGTGATGTACGACAACACCGCGGTGGCCGAGAAGGACTGGCACCGCACGATCTTCGGGGACCGTCCGTAA
- a CDS encoding NADAR family protein: MEMIDDLIKQVSRGERVKYLPFWGHRPQPDGRLGPSCLSQWWPASFTVGDVRYATAEHWMMAGKARLFGDAEAERAAVEAKSPAEAKKVGRLVRRFDNATWERERFALVVEGSVHKFGSDPALRGYLLGTGNRVLVEASPMDRIWGIGLAADDERALAPARWRGLNLLGFALMEARERLREAGDAGTR; this comes from the coding sequence ATGGAGATGATCGACGACTTGATCAAGCAGGTCAGCCGTGGTGAGCGGGTGAAGTACCTGCCGTTCTGGGGGCACCGCCCGCAGCCCGACGGCAGGCTCGGTCCGAGCTGCCTGAGCCAGTGGTGGCCCGCTTCTTTCACTGTCGGTGACGTCCGATATGCGACTGCGGAGCACTGGATGATGGCCGGCAAGGCCCGGCTCTTCGGGGACGCCGAGGCGGAGCGCGCCGCGGTGGAGGCGAAGAGCCCGGCGGAGGCCAAGAAGGTCGGGCGGCTGGTGCGCCGCTTCGACAACGCGACATGGGAGCGGGAGCGCTTCGCCCTGGTGGTGGAGGGCAGCGTCCACAAGTTCGGATCCGACCCGGCGCTGCGCGGGTACCTGCTCGGCACCGGGAACCGGGTCCTGGTGGAGGCGAGCCCGATGGACCGGATCTGGGGCATCGGGCTGGCGGCCGACGACGAGCGCGCCCTGGCCCCGGCGCGGTGGCGCGGCCTGAACCTGCTGGGCTTCGCCCTCATGGAGGCCCGGGAGAGGCTGCGCGAGGCGGGCGACGCGGGTACGCGGTAA
- a CDS encoding TROVE domain-containing protein has protein sequence MARFNLRASKPAPAGPTSPVRFTGAARTVQGAPGRLRDPRSELFLLAVANFVTQRTAYESGEGRDDRFAALVRTLAVQDPAWTAGLLGWLRGDANMRTASLVGAAEYVKARLDAGATEGPSNRQVVDSVLRRADEPGELLAYWTATYGRNVPKPVKRGIADAVRRLYSGTSLLKYDTDSRAYRFGDVLNLVHASPDPAKPWQGELFRYALDRRHNPESARVPAGNRTLAAHRALMELPVRERRAQVVAPDGAERLAEAGMTWESLAGWLQGPMDAAAWEAVIPSMGAMALLRNLRNFDQAGVSDAVAAQVAARISDPEAVARSRQFPFRYLAAYQHAPSLRWSYPLEQALGHSLANVPALPGRTLVLVDRSGSMWSPLSDRSRLNRADAAAVFGTALALRAEQADLVQFGTTSEAVRYRRGESVLKVLERFGTLGGTYTAEAVKKHYQDHDRVLIVTDEQAASYGHGGDPTAEVPPAVPVYTWNLAGYRVGHAPSGTANRHAFGGLTDAAFRMVSLIEAGCDADWPWAS, from the coding sequence ATGGCTCGTTTCAACCTGCGCGCGTCCAAGCCGGCGCCCGCCGGGCCCACTTCGCCGGTGCGCTTCACCGGCGCCGCCCGCACCGTTCAGGGCGCACCGGGCCGGCTGCGCGATCCGCGCTCGGAGCTGTTCCTGCTCGCCGTCGCCAACTTCGTGACGCAGCGGACCGCGTACGAGAGCGGAGAGGGCCGCGACGACCGCTTCGCGGCGCTCGTACGCACCCTCGCCGTCCAGGATCCCGCGTGGACGGCCGGCCTGCTGGGCTGGCTCCGCGGGGACGCGAACATGCGGACCGCCTCGCTGGTCGGCGCCGCCGAGTACGTGAAGGCGCGGCTCGACGCGGGCGCCACCGAAGGGCCTTCGAACCGCCAGGTGGTCGACTCCGTACTGCGGCGCGCGGACGAGCCGGGTGAGCTGCTGGCCTACTGGACGGCGACGTACGGGCGCAATGTGCCCAAGCCCGTCAAGCGCGGTATCGCCGACGCCGTACGCCGGCTCTACTCCGGCACCTCGCTGCTGAAGTACGACACCGACTCCAGGGCCTACCGCTTCGGCGACGTCCTCAACCTCGTGCACGCCTCCCCCGACCCGGCCAAGCCGTGGCAGGGCGAGCTGTTCCGCTACGCCCTCGACCGCAGGCACAACCCGGAGAGCGCTCGGGTCCCGGCCGGCAACCGGACCCTCGCGGCCCACCGGGCGCTGATGGAGCTGCCGGTGCGGGAGCGCCGGGCGCAGGTCGTCGCCCCGGACGGGGCCGAGCGGCTCGCGGAGGCGGGCATGACCTGGGAGTCGCTGGCCGGCTGGCTGCAGGGGCCGATGGACGCGGCCGCCTGGGAGGCGGTCATCCCCTCGATGGGAGCGATGGCGCTGCTGCGCAACCTGCGCAACTTCGACCAGGCCGGTGTCTCGGACGCGGTGGCCGCGCAGGTCGCGGCGAGGATCTCCGACCCGGAGGCCGTCGCCCGGTCCCGGCAGTTCCCCTTCCGCTACCTGGCCGCCTATCAGCACGCGCCCTCGCTGCGCTGGTCGTACCCGCTGGAGCAGGCCCTCGGCCACTCGCTGGCCAACGTACCCGCGCTGCCGGGCCGGACGCTGGTGCTCGTCGACCGGTCCGGGTCGATGTGGTCCCCGCTGTCGGACCGGTCCCGGCTCAACCGGGCCGACGCCGCGGCCGTCTTCGGCACTGCGCTGGCGCTCCGGGCCGAGCAGGCCGACCTGGTGCAGTTCGGCACGACCAGCGAGGCGGTCCGGTACCGGCGCGGCGAGTCCGTGCTGAAGGTGCTGGAGCGGTTCGGGACGCTCGGCGGGACCTACACGGCCGAGGCCGTGAAGAAGCACTACCAGGACCACGACCGGGTGCTGATCGTCACCGACGAGCAGGCCGCCTCGTACGGCCACGGCGGTGACCCGACGGCCGAGGTGCCGCCCGCGGTTCCGGTCTACACCTGGAACCTCGCCGGCTACCGGGTGGGGCACGCGCCCTCCGGCACCGCGAACCGGCACGCCTTCGGCGGGCTCACGGACGCGGCCTTCCGGATGGTGTCCCTCATCGAGGCCGGCTGCGACGCCGACTGGCCGTGGGCCTCCTGA
- a CDS encoding DUF4190 domain-containing protein, with the protein MTDSSPEPRDPWAPPERPAVELGKSQGGQGTPGVSGPPSVHDQPTLAGMPGDQYAPPAAAPAPVPTTTPPPMTGPPGSAAYGYPAQPGYGYPGDAGYPGQSGHPGYPGYPGYPGQSAYPPYGVQRSNGFGITALVLGILAVIGCITSFFAVALGIAAVVFGTLGRGKASRGEADNGGMALAGIILGAIGILLGALMIAVMFIGFMDRDAGDDSPYDSPYDNSQVRERV; encoded by the coding sequence ATGACCGACAGCAGTCCCGAGCCGCGAGACCCGTGGGCGCCGCCGGAGCGGCCGGCGGTCGAGCTGGGCAAGTCGCAGGGCGGGCAGGGCACGCCGGGCGTGTCGGGCCCTCCGTCCGTGCACGACCAGCCGACGCTCGCCGGGATGCCGGGCGACCAGTACGCCCCGCCCGCGGCGGCCCCGGCCCCGGTACCGACGACGACCCCGCCCCCGATGACCGGGCCGCCCGGGTCCGCGGCCTACGGGTACCCGGCCCAGCCCGGCTACGGGTACCCCGGCGACGCGGGGTACCCCGGGCAGAGCGGCCACCCGGGCTATCCCGGGTACCCGGGATACCCGGGCCAGAGTGCCTACCCGCCCTACGGGGTGCAGCGCAGCAACGGCTTCGGAATCACCGCGCTCGTCCTCGGGATACTCGCGGTCATCGGCTGCATCACCAGCTTCTTCGCCGTGGCGCTCGGCATAGCCGCGGTCGTCTTCGGCACCCTGGGCCGCGGCAAGGCGAGCCGCGGCGAGGCCGACAACGGCGGGATGGCCCTCGCCGGCATCATCCTGGGCGCGATCGGCATCCTGCTGGGCGCCCTGATGATCGCGGTCATGTTCATCGGCTTCATGGACCGGGACGCCGGGGACGACTCGCCCTACGACAGCCCCTACGACAACTCGCAGGTACGCGAGAGGGTCTGA
- a CDS encoding adenosine deaminase → MTDLHPFIAGLPKAELHVHHVGSASPRIVAELASRHPDSKVPTDPEALADYFTFTDFAHFIEVYLSVVDLVRTPDDVRTLTFEVARDMARQNIRYAELTITPYSSTRRGIDEKAFMEAIEDARRAAEAELGVILRWCFDIPGEAGLEAAAETARLAVDHRPEGLVSFGLGGPEIGVPRPQFKPYFDAARAAGLRSVPHAGETTGPETIWDAIRELGAERIGHGTSATQDPELLAYLAEHRIALEVCPTSNIATRAVTDLDRHPVKEMVAAGVLVTINSDDPPMFGSDLNNEYAVAARLLDLDERGLAQLAKNAVEASFLDPAGKAKLTAEIDTYTAEWLAR, encoded by the coding sequence ATGACCGACCTGCACCCCTTCATCGCGGGGCTGCCCAAGGCCGAACTCCACGTCCACCACGTCGGCTCGGCATCTCCGCGCATCGTGGCCGAGCTCGCCTCCCGGCACCCCGACTCGAAGGTCCCCACCGACCCCGAGGCCCTCGCCGACTACTTCACCTTCACCGACTTCGCGCACTTCATCGAGGTCTACCTGTCGGTGGTCGACCTGGTCCGCACCCCGGACGACGTGCGCACCCTCACCTTCGAGGTCGCCCGCGACATGGCCCGGCAGAACATCCGCTACGCCGAGCTGACCATCACCCCGTACTCCTCCACCCGTCGGGGCATCGACGAGAAGGCCTTCATGGAGGCCATCGAGGACGCCCGCCGGGCCGCCGAGGCCGAACTCGGCGTCATCCTGCGCTGGTGCTTCGACATCCCCGGCGAGGCCGGCCTGGAGGCCGCCGCCGAGACCGCCCGGCTCGCCGTCGACCACCGCCCCGAGGGCCTGGTCTCCTTCGGCCTCGGCGGTCCCGAGATCGGCGTCCCCCGCCCGCAGTTCAAGCCGTACTTCGACGCCGCCCGGGCCGCCGGTCTGCGCAGCGTCCCGCACGCCGGTGAGACCACCGGTCCGGAGACGATCTGGGACGCCATCCGCGAGCTGGGCGCCGAGCGCATCGGCCACGGCACCAGCGCCACCCAGGACCCGGAGCTGCTCGCGTACCTCGCCGAGCACCGGATCGCCCTGGAGGTCTGCCCGACCTCCAACATCGCCACCCGCGCGGTGACCGACCTCGACCGGCACCCGGTCAAGGAGATGGTCGCGGCGGGCGTGCTCGTCACCATCAACAGCGACGACCCGCCGATGTTCGGCTCCGACCTCAACAACGAGTACGCGGTGGCCGCCCGCCTCCTCGACCTCGACGAGCGCGGGCTCGCGCAACTCGCCAAGAACGCCGTCGAGGCCTCCTTCCTGGACCCGGCCGGCAAGGCGAAGCTGACCGCGGAGATCGACACGTACACCGCCGAATGGCTCGCGCGCTGA
- a CDS encoding glycerophosphodiester phosphodiesterase: MSTLTAVGHRGDPYRVRENTLASIRSAFARGADAVEIDVRLTRDGVPVLLHDDTLQRLWGHDVRLDDVTAPQLKGLTVGGVPTLRDALTAAGAGRLMLDLPGATPEAVRIVMGEVRDCGARERTYYCGGPNTMLSVRATDPGAEIALTWTSLSPPRRALIDAMAPRWLNYRFGLVSRELVDALHRDGLLVSAWTADTRRTMKGLVAAGVDSITTNRLDALTSVRAGLGW; this comes from the coding sequence ATGAGCACTCTGACTGCCGTCGGCCACCGCGGCGATCCCTACCGTGTCCGTGAGAACACCCTGGCCTCGATCCGCTCCGCCTTCGCGCGCGGGGCGGACGCCGTCGAGATCGACGTACGGCTGACCCGGGACGGGGTGCCGGTCCTGCTCCACGACGACACGCTCCAGCGGCTGTGGGGCCATGACGTACGCCTCGACGACGTCACGGCCCCGCAGCTGAAGGGGCTGACGGTGGGCGGAGTCCCCACGCTGCGCGACGCCCTGACGGCCGCCGGGGCGGGCCGGCTGATGCTCGACCTCCCCGGCGCCACGCCCGAGGCGGTACGCATCGTCATGGGCGAGGTCCGCGACTGCGGGGCGCGCGAGCGGACGTACTACTGCGGGGGCCCGAACACGATGCTGTCGGTCCGCGCCACCGATCCGGGCGCGGAGATCGCGCTGACCTGGACCTCGCTGTCGCCGCCGCGGCGGGCGCTGATCGACGCCATGGCGCCGCGCTGGCTCAACTACCGCTTCGGGCTGGTGAGCCGGGAGCTGGTGGACGCGCTCCACCGGGACGGCCTGCTGGTGTCGGCCTGGACCGCGGACACCAGGCGGACGATGAAGGGCCTCGTCGCGGCGGGCGTCGACTCGATCACCACCAACCGGCTGGACGCGCTGACCTCCGTACGCGCCGGCCTCGGGTGGTGA
- a CDS encoding sensor histidine kinase, whose amino-acid sequence MVIRAFGERVRNADARRQDLGLALLVQVAVTMPFVVPRSPDLPPVTWASYAMTTAAVLPLIWRRRAPVGVLVAILVLGGVYKVTLDGPGQPLPYAGLIAFYTVALRCTPRVRVAAGLASAVVVALSVGWETGTARELLFTLFVSAAAYALGRLQHTRQAYTAAVEARAAELERANRIEAEQAAARERARIAREMHDILSHAVSIMIVQAEAGPVAVRAAPERAEAAFEAIAETGRDAMAQLRAMLGVLRTDGAAPRSPQPGIAALAELVDRVRAGGLRVSYERTGTVRELPAALEATVHRVVQEALTNVVRHAGAAAADVTLAYGPGTLTVTVTDDGRGPGGAPGGHGLIGIRERAAAHGGTAESGPGPGGVGYSVRVSLVTSPLEVGN is encoded by the coding sequence GTGGTGATACGGGCCTTCGGCGAGCGGGTCCGGAACGCGGATGCCCGCCGGCAGGACCTGGGGCTGGCGCTGCTGGTGCAGGTGGCCGTCACGATGCCCTTCGTCGTGCCCCGGTCGCCCGATCTGCCTCCCGTGACCTGGGCCTCGTACGCGATGACGACGGCGGCCGTGCTGCCCTTGATCTGGCGGCGCCGGGCACCGGTGGGCGTACTGGTGGCGATCCTGGTCCTCGGAGGGGTCTACAAGGTCACGCTCGACGGACCGGGCCAGCCGCTGCCGTACGCGGGCCTCATCGCCTTCTACACGGTCGCCCTCCGGTGCACCCCCCGGGTCCGGGTGGCCGCGGGACTGGCCAGTGCGGTGGTGGTCGCCCTGTCGGTGGGCTGGGAGACGGGGACGGCGCGGGAGCTGCTGTTCACGCTCTTCGTCTCGGCGGCGGCCTACGCCCTGGGACGGCTCCAGCACACGCGGCAGGCGTACACGGCGGCCGTGGAGGCGCGCGCCGCCGAACTGGAGCGGGCCAACCGGATCGAGGCGGAGCAGGCCGCCGCACGCGAACGGGCCAGGATCGCCCGGGAGATGCACGACATCCTCTCGCACGCGGTCAGCATCATGATCGTGCAGGCGGAGGCCGGCCCGGTGGCCGTGCGCGCGGCACCGGAGCGGGCCGAGGCCGCCTTCGAGGCGATCGCGGAGACGGGTCGGGACGCGATGGCGCAGCTGCGCGCGATGCTGGGTGTGCTGCGCACCGACGGGGCCGCGCCCCGGAGCCCGCAGCCCGGGATCGCCGCGCTGGCGGAGCTGGTGGACCGGGTACGGGCCGGCGGGCTGCGGGTGTCGTACGAGCGGACGGGCACGGTGCGCGAGCTGCCGGCCGCACTGGAGGCGACCGTGCACCGGGTGGTGCAGGAAGCCCTGACCAATGTGGTCAGGCACGCCGGGGCCGCGGCGGCGGACGTGACGCTGGCGTACGGACCGGGGACGCTCACGGTGACGGTCACCGACGACGGCCGCGGGCCCGGTGGCGCCCCGGGCGGACACGGGCTGATCGGCATCCGCGAGCGGGCGGCGGCCCACGGCGGAACGGCCGAGTCCGGTCCGGGGCCGGGCGGGGTCGGGTACTCGGTCCGGGTGTCCCTTGTAACCTCGCCGCTGGAGGTGGGGAATTGA
- a CDS encoding response regulator yields the protein MTIRVVVADDQELVRSGFAMILDVQEDIEVVAEVGDGAAAVAAVDRLAPDVALLDIRMPVLDGIEACRTISAGSACRTVMLTTFDSDEYVYEALHAGASGFLLKDVRRDDLVHAVRVVAAGESLLAPSVARRLIEEYTAVTGAAARSDLPADRLAVLTARERETLLHLGRGLSNAEIAAALVVSEHTVKSHVGNVLAKLGLRDRIQAVICAYETGLIAAGTPSGG from the coding sequence TTGACGATCCGTGTGGTGGTGGCCGACGACCAGGAGCTGGTGCGCAGCGGGTTCGCGATGATCCTGGACGTCCAGGAGGACATCGAGGTCGTGGCGGAGGTCGGGGACGGCGCGGCGGCGGTCGCGGCGGTGGACCGGCTCGCGCCGGACGTGGCGCTGCTGGACATCCGGATGCCGGTGCTGGACGGGATCGAGGCGTGCCGGACGATCTCCGCCGGGAGCGCGTGCCGCACGGTGATGCTGACGACCTTCGACTCGGACGAGTACGTGTACGAGGCGTTGCACGCGGGCGCGAGCGGGTTCCTGCTGAAGGACGTGCGGCGGGACGACCTGGTGCACGCGGTACGGGTAGTGGCGGCGGGCGAGTCTCTGCTGGCCCCCTCGGTGGCGCGGCGGCTGATCGAGGAGTACACGGCGGTGACGGGGGCCGCGGCGCGGAGCGACCTGCCGGCGGACCGGCTGGCGGTGTTGACGGCGCGGGAGCGGGAGACCCTGCTGCATCTGGGGCGGGGGCTGTCGAACGCGGAGATCGCGGCGGCGCTGGTGGTGAGCGAGCACACGGTGAAGTCGCATGTGGGGAACGTGCTGGCGAAGCTGGGGCTGCGGGACCGGATCCAGGCGGTGATCTGCGCGTACGAGACGGGACTGATCGCGGCGGGTACTCCCTCCGGCGGGTGA
- a CDS encoding serine hydrolase domain-containing protein has protein sequence MKARTRTLIAAALVLGIASGPAVAHAAPVPVPAGVTAPLVPAPPNAAALERAIAGLGAEHGDATAALVRVGGTSGAWRGSSGVADVVTGRAAVEEGRFRAGSVTKTFTAAVVLQLAAEGRVDLDRPVRRYLPGTVPDSYGAVTVRQLLNHTSGIPAADGPGDSFEAQWEHRFDVTDPHDQIADALAKQREFAPGTAQHYLNINYTVLGVLVEKVTGTSYEEAVGRRILRPLGLRQTSFPSRTQTRIHGPHNRGYQAIARADGSRELRDVTEWNSSDRWAAGDIISTTADLERFTKALFGGRVVPAAQLEEMFTVPAVKTFGKGEAATMTAGMSRITLPDGTVLWGKSGGRYGYNTGMGATRDLSRTVVYSVNSTNAKGEDTNPVVMGIVGAAFAR, from the coding sequence ATGAAGGCTCGCACGCGCACGCTGATCGCCGCCGCTCTGGTTCTGGGCATCGCATCCGGACCGGCCGTCGCTCACGCGGCTCCGGTCCCCGTCCCGGCGGGGGTCACGGCGCCTCTCGTCCCGGCCCCGCCGAATGCCGCGGCACTGGAGCGCGCGATCGCCGGTCTGGGGGCGGAGCACGGGGACGCGACCGCCGCACTGGTCCGCGTCGGGGGGACGAGCGGTGCCTGGCGGGGCAGTTCCGGTGTCGCGGACGTCGTCACCGGACGGGCCGCCGTCGAGGAGGGGCGGTTCCGGGCGGGGTCGGTCACCAAGACCTTCACCGCGGCGGTGGTGCTCCAGCTGGCGGCCGAGGGCCGGGTGGACCTGGACCGGCCGGTCCGGCGGTACCTGCCCGGGACCGTGCCCGATTCCTACGGTGCGGTCACGGTACGGCAGTTGCTCAACCACACCAGCGGGATACCGGCGGCGGACGGCCCGGGCGACTCGTTCGAGGCGCAGTGGGAGCACCGCTTCGACGTGACCGACCCGCACGACCAGATCGCCGATGCCCTGGCGAAGCAGCGGGAGTTCGCCCCGGGCACGGCTCAGCACTATCTGAACATCAACTACACCGTGCTGGGCGTGCTCGTCGAGAAGGTGACGGGCACCTCGTACGAGGAGGCGGTCGGCCGGCGGATCCTGCGGCCGCTCGGTCTGCGTCAGACCTCCTTCCCGTCCCGGACGCAGACGAGGATCCACGGTCCGCACAACCGCGGGTACCAGGCGATAGCCCGGGCCGACGGCTCCCGGGAGCTGCGGGACGTGACCGAGTGGAACTCCTCGGACCGCTGGGCGGCGGGGGACATCATCTCGACCACGGCTGATCTGGAGCGGTTCACCAAGGCCCTGTTCGGCGGGCGGGTCGTGCCGGCGGCCCAGTTGGAAGAGATGTTCACGGTGCCCGCGGTGAAGACCTTCGGCAAGGGCGAGGCCGCCACCATGACCGCGGGGATGTCCAGGATCACCCTGCCGGACGGCACGGTGCTGTGGGGCAAGTCCGGTGGCCGGTACGGGTACAACACCGGCATGGGCGCGACCCGGGACCTGTCCCGCACCGTGGTCTACTCGGTCAACTCCACGAACGCCAAGGGCGAGGACACGAACCCGGTGGTCATGGGCATCGTGGGGGCGGCCTTCGCCCGGTAG